Proteins from one Impatiens glandulifera chromosome 2, dImpGla2.1, whole genome shotgun sequence genomic window:
- the LOC124926037 gene encoding stemmadenine O-acetyltransferase-like — MNMKVVKTSTEIIKPSSPTPTHLRRLRRSFIDQITPKFFMAFIYYYLPPPTNADPIPANRQRIDRLKQSLADVLPLYYPFAGRETDPLFIDCDDTGVEFSESVVVDLRISDVVAEKNPKEVRQLLPFQDLENGDNSRILSVQANVFECGGLAVGICMSHKIADTFSAVTFINSWAASANGKDPTKPEFDVASVFPPRDLPEFRNAESTDDNRKDEKIINRVFNFSNSSISSLKEKYATPEIRPSGVEAVSTFIWTRYIQIGKHLERSGVKYIATQALNLRTRADPKLDSYSGNLSWFAMGFPDMGEPAEKGYGLVAAFREGIKKVDGEYVKRLQNGDVDLALGGLKEVTGGDVVRLGFSSMNRFPFYEADFGWGKPDWVSLAHFDFKNVVAFLPAASGDGVEVWINLEEEEMKKLESDNEFMEFIA; from the coding sequence ATGAACATGAAGGTAGTGAAGACGTCAACCGAGATTATCAAGCCTTCTTCTCCGACCCCCACCCATCTCCGCCGCCTCCGCCGCTCCTTCATCGACCAAATCACTCCTAAATTCTTCATGGCCTTCATTTACTACTACCTACCACCACCCACCAACGCCGATCCCATACCTGCCAATCGCCAAAGGATCGACCGACTAAAGCAATCCCTCGCCGACGTGCTTCCCCTTTACTACCCATTTGCCGGCCGAGAAACAGACCCTTTATTCATCGACTGCGACGACACCGGCGTGGAGTTCTCCGAATCCGTCGTCGTCGACCTCCGAATTTCTGACGTCGTCGCCGAGAAAAATCCCAAAGAAGTGAGACAGTTACTTCCCTTCCAGGACTTAGAAAACGGGGATAACTCCCGGATCTTGTCTGTTCAAGCCAACGTATTCGAATGCGGCGGCCTGGCTGTCGGAATCTGCATGTCCCATAAAATCGCCGACACCTTCTCCGCCGTCACTTTCATCAATTCCTGGGCCGCGTCCGCCAACGGTAAAGACCCAACCAAGCCCGAATTCGATGTTGCCTCTGTTTTCCCTCCGCGAGATCTTCCCGAATTCAGAAACGCTGAAAGCACCGATGATAACCGTAAGGACGAGAAGATTATAAACAGGGTTTTCAATTTCAGCAATTCATCCATATCTTCACTCAAAGAGAAATACGCCACTCCCGAAATCCGTCCGAGCGGGGTCGAGGCGGTGTCTACTTTTATATGGACCAGGTATATCCAAATCGGGAAGCACCTGGAGCGGTCGGGTGTAAAATACATCGCTACCCAAGCGTTGAATCTCCGAACACGGGCAGATCCGAAGCTGGATTCGTATTCCGGGAACCTAAGCTGGTTCGCGATGGGTTTTCCGGACATGGGAGAACCGGCGGAGAAGGGTTACGGCTTGGTGGCAGCTTTTAGGGAGGGGATCAAGAAAGTAGACGGGGAATATGTGAAGAGGCTGCAGAACGGGGACGTGGATTTGGCCTTAGGCGGGTTGAAGGAGGTGACCGGAGGGGATGTGGTTCGGTTGGGGTTCAGCAGTATGAACAGGTTCCCGTTTTATGAAGCGGATTTCGGGTGGGGAAAACCCGATTGGGTGAGCCTGGCACATTTTGATTTCAAGAACGTGGTGGCGTTTCTGCCGGCAGCGTCGGGCGATGGGGTTGAGGTTTGGATTAACTTGGAGGAGGAGGAAATGAAGAAGCTTGAATCCGACAATGAATTCATGGAATTTATCGCAtga